In Brachypodium distachyon strain Bd21 chromosome 5, Brachypodium_distachyon_v3.0, whole genome shotgun sequence, the genomic window AAGGCCTCTTGTTAGGGCCGGACATCTTGTAGCTCATGAACCATCCCATGTCAGTTGGGCCGAGATAGAACGTCGTGGCCTATCCAAGTGCCATGAGACATCATCAATACCGCACCTTCTAGAGACATCCAAAAGGGTGGAATGTGAAAACAATGTTGTGTCTAGTTTGGAATGGCATCAGATACAACTACGAACAACTTTTAGTGGGTATTCTTGCCACGCCCTTCTTTTCTCTGCTTGCCTCACCTTTTCCACTTCATAAAAACAAGGGATATGCATATTTGATTAGAAGCCACTAGTAAATAGGGCGCATTCATTGTTATCACAATCTTCTATAAATGATTTCGGTTGTGCAAGATATCGACTAGAAGATTATGCATGGGGAAAGCGACAATTTTTAAATATACAACATTAATGCAATAATACGGTTCAAGATACAATGTACTAGAGCTATTGCTATAATTATCTGGAATTTTTTGCAAGGGGGGGAATGGTGTTGAAGTCCAAGACTTTTTCTCGCATGTGAGCACATAAATCCCAGAAGGCCAACACACGCACAATCCAAAGCCGCATATACATCAATTTGGTAAAGGCTTATACTTTCGGTAGAAATTCATGCGAGATAAACAAGAGAGGTGTTATATCTTTTACTCAAAATATTTTAGTTTGCATTTGAGTAAAGTTCGCTTTGTCACAATATGTTTCAGATTGACGCAAAACTCAATGGAGGCAAACTTCGGCATTGCTGCCAAACGCTTGGTGAGCAACGACGGGAGCTCCACACCTAGGGGCACAAAGAAGCTGAGACGGCACGACGGTCTCATCATCGACATCAACAAGGCACCACACTGTGATGATGACAACTTCACCATCCCTCTCGCCAGCGGCAAGCAGAAGAgcgcaccaccaccaccaccatcaccGCATAGGCTTCTGTTGCTGAAGATCAAGAAACAACAACGAGACATCAGCGCCAAGCGTGTGGCGCTGAAGCAGCAACATTGCGGGTGGGCGAGTGCGAACTTGAAAAAGGATTTGGAGCTGGAGAAGATGCGACTGGAGAACAAGATGATGAAGCTAGACAATGAGCTGCTAGAGGCACAAGTCAAGTATAAGGAagaggagctcggcctccaTGTTAAATCAAAGAGGATTTAGGGCATGTGTATGGTGAGTTCAGATACATTTACTGTTGTTCTATTCTTGACCTAAGGCAGTGAAGATTCGGGTTTTCgacattcttttgtttttgtttagtTTGGCTTCTGTCAGATTTTGCTTTTTTCCCTAGAGAATT contains:
- the LOC104585333 gene encoding uncharacterized protein LOC104585333 isoform X1 yields the protein MRDKQERLTQNSMEANFGIAAKRLVSNDGSSTPRGTKKLRRHDGLIIDINKAPHCDDDNFTIPLASGKQKSAPPPPPSPHRLLLLKIKKQQRDISAKRVALKQQHCGWASANLKKDLELEKMRLENKMMKLDNELLEAQVKYKEEELGLHVKSKRI
- the LOC104585333 gene encoding uncharacterized protein LOC104585333 isoform X2, which codes for MEANFGIAAKRLVSNDGSSTPRGTKKLRRHDGLIIDINKAPHCDDDNFTIPLASGKQKSAPPPPPSPHRLLLLKIKKQQRDISAKRVALKQQHCGWASANLKKDLELEKMRLENKMMKLDNELLEAQVKYKEEELGLHVKSKRI